The nucleotide window AAGAAGGCAAAATCACCCTGTCCAACGAGCAATTGCGCAATACTGGTATTCAGGTGGTAAAAGCCGGTCCGGTTGCCATTCGCCAAACACTTCCGCTGTATGGTGTGATCACGCCTAGTGCTGATGGTATCCAACAAGTCTCAGCGCGTTTCCCCGGTATCATACGTCAGCTAACGCGCAAACCAGGCGACCGTGTGGCGGCAGGCGATGTACTGGCAACTATCGAAAGCAACGAAAGCCTTAAGGTGTATTCCGTAACGGCAACGATCAACGGGGTCATTACAGATCGCCAAGGTGCGGTGGGTGAAAAGACTTCCGATGCACCACTTTTCACTATTGCGAACACCTCAACGGTTTGGGTCGATCTGACTCTGTTTCCGCGCGATATTGCCCGGGTTAAATCAGGGCAAGCAGTCCGGGTAGTACAGTCTCAACGAGGGCTCTCTGGTGAGGGATCAGTAATTTATGTTGGCGCCCATGCCAATCCGGTAAATCAATCCACTACCGCACGGGCATCACTTGATAATGCGGAAGGCCAATGGTTCGCAGGTCATTTCGTCAATGCTGAAATCACCTTGGCTGAGACCAAAGTTGCCGTTGCAGTACGCAATGAAGCCTTGCAAACCCACGAAGGGAAAACGGTGGTATTCGTGCGGGAAGCGGATGGGTTTGAACCCCGGCCTATCCAGGCGGGACGTGCGGATAGCGTGCATACCGAAATTGTGTCTGGATTGGCCGCTGGCGATGCCTATGTCGCCAGCAACAGTTTTATCCTGAAGTCGGATTTGGGCAAGGAGAGCGCAGAGCATGAACACTAAGCGACTTTCCCCTATGCATCACCTGGCGTGCTCTCAATTGTGGAGGTGCAGCCATGGTTGATGCACTGATCCAGTTTTCCATCGCGCGTCGTTGGCTGATTATCTTCTTTGTCGTTGTAGTTGCCGCTGCTGGTGTATGGAACTACAACCGGTTACCGATTGATGCGGTACCGGATATCACCAACGTACAAGTCCAGATCAACACACAAGCTCCCGGTTACTCGCCACTGGAAGTTGAGCAACGCATTACCTACCTGGTGGAAGTCGCGATTGCAGGTTTACCGCATGTCGAAAGCACCCGGTCACTCTCGCGGTATGCCTTATCGCAGGTGACTGTGGTATTCGAAGACGGGACCGATATCTACTTCGC belongs to Cellvibrio sp. pealriver and includes:
- a CDS encoding efflux RND transporter periplasmic adaptor subunit — encoded protein: MKTRKQQSLKPWLIFGLLAALLIGMFGVDVYLASAAETGKPATETKPTPKAATKPAAHDDEDGEDAHDHDDEDDHGKGEKEHEDGDKHEHGEEEHGHKEDHEEGKITLSNEQLRNTGIQVVKAGPVAIRQTLPLYGVITPSADGIQQVSARFPGIIRQLTRKPGDRVAAGDVLATIESNESLKVYSVTATINGVITDRQGAVGEKTSDAPLFTIANTSTVWVDLTLFPRDIARVKSGQAVRVVQSQRGLSGEGSVIYVGAHANPVNQSTTARASLDNAEGQWFAGHFVNAEITLAETKVAVAVRNEALQTHEGKTVVFVREADGFEPRPIQAGRADSVHTEIVSGLAAGDAYVASNSFILKSDLGKESAEHEH